One window from the genome of Bacillus weihaiensis encodes:
- a CDS encoding Na+/H+ antiporter NhaC family protein produces the protein MTGTIFSIIPPLIAIIMVVLTRRVLLSLGVGIVSAALILKEFSIIDSGKAIFNAVKAIFISDGALNTWNVYIILFLLILGIITALISISGGSRAFGEWAQKRVKTRVGAQFTAALLGILIFIDDYFNALAVGQVSRPITDRQKVSRAKLAYIIDSTSAPVCVVSPISSWGAYIIAMIATILTTHGVTEYSPLGAFMTMVPMNYYVFAAIVLVFAVAYFNINLGSMKVHEERAMNTGEVVDPDKEALGEPKEELPTSTNGTIGNLVWPILALIAGTVSSMLYTGYTAIEDKSGVTILTIFENTDVSTSLLYGGTFGLLITIILFFVRGISGNHFGLGIKEGIKSMLPAIYILMFAWVIVDLIGQLSTGEYLAGIVEKSNLNVAYLPVVMFVLGAFMAFATGTSWGTFGIMLPIAGEITAATDISMLLPAMAAVLAGSVLGDHCSPISDTTILSSTGAGSHHIDHVLTQLPYALIGGLFAAIGYVILGITGSSLAGFAVVTILLIGFIIFFARKAKTA, from the coding sequence ATGACAGGAACAATTTTTTCTATTATTCCACCTTTAATTGCCATTATTATGGTAGTTTTAACAAGAAGGGTTCTTCTTTCTTTAGGAGTTGGAATTGTATCAGCAGCACTTATTCTAAAGGAATTTTCGATTATCGATTCAGGTAAAGCAATATTTAATGCTGTTAAAGCAATTTTTATATCTGACGGAGCATTGAATACATGGAATGTGTATATCATTTTGTTCCTTTTAATCTTAGGAATTATTACAGCTCTTATTTCAATTTCGGGAGGAAGTAGAGCATTTGGGGAATGGGCCCAAAAACGTGTGAAAACTCGTGTTGGCGCTCAGTTTACAGCAGCGTTATTAGGTATTCTGATTTTTATTGATGATTATTTTAATGCACTTGCTGTTGGACAAGTGAGTAGACCCATTACAGATCGTCAAAAGGTTTCCCGTGCGAAACTAGCATATATTATTGATTCTACTTCAGCACCTGTTTGTGTTGTCTCACCTATTTCAAGCTGGGGTGCTTACATCATTGCGATGATTGCGACTATTTTAACGACGCATGGTGTAACAGAATACTCACCACTTGGTGCATTTATGACTATGGTTCCAATGAACTATTATGTATTTGCAGCAATTGTGCTTGTTTTTGCGGTCGCTTATTTTAATATTAATTTAGGTAGTATGAAGGTTCATGAAGAGCGGGCAATGAACACAGGAGAAGTAGTAGACCCGGATAAAGAAGCATTAGGTGAACCGAAAGAAGAGTTACCAACAAGCACTAATGGGACAATTGGAAATCTAGTATGGCCAATCTTAGCCTTAATTGCTGGAACTGTCTCGTCAATGTTATACACTGGCTATACAGCAATCGAGGACAAGAGTGGTGTAACCATTTTAACGATTTTTGAAAACACAGATGTTTCAACCTCTTTATTATATGGGGGAACATTTGGGTTACTCATCACGATTATTTTATTCTTTGTAAGAGGAATTAGCGGAAATCATTTTGGCTTAGGGATTAAAGAAGGTATTAAATCTATGCTACCTGCTATATATATTCTAATGTTTGCTTGGGTAATTGTGGATTTAATTGGTCAGCTTAGTACTGGAGAATATTTAGCAGGAATAGTAGAAAAATCAAACTTAAATGTAGCTTACCTTCCAGTTGTAATGTTCGTTTTAGGTGCATTTATGGCATTTGCAACAGGAACTTCATGGGGAACCTTTGGAATTATGCTTCCGATTGCTGGAGAAATTACTGCTGCAACGGATATTTCTATGTTGCTACCTGCAATGGCTGCTGTTCTAGCCGGATCGGTACTTGGAGATCATTGCTCTCCAATATCTGATACGACAATTCTTTCTTCAACAGGAGCGGGAAGTCATCATATTGACCACGTTCTTACACAGCTTCCTTATGCTTTAATCGGAGGATTATTTGCTGCAATCGGTTATGTTATTTTAGGGATTACAGGTAGCAGTCTTGCAGGATTTGCTGTTGTAACAATTTTATTAATAGGATTTATTATCTTTTTTGCTAGAAAAGCTAAAACAGCATAA
- a CDS encoding sodium-dependent transporter has product MDNRPQWGTRAGFILAAVGSAVGLGNIWRFPATAYENGGGAFFIPYLFALLTAGIPLLVMEFTIGHKYRGSAPMSLGRLSKGSEWIGWWQVAISFVISTYYAVIIAWAMSYSVFSFNLTWGEDTGGFLFGEYLQLAETPGQFGGIVPGVFIPLVLVWAVTLGVLFAGVKKGIEVANKIFIPALVILFGIIVIRALTLEGAAAGLDAFFKPDWSKIGDGKVWVAAYGQIFFSLSIAFAIMITYSSYLPKKSDITNNAFITGFSNSAFELLAGIGVFSALGFMAAQQGVPVSEVVKAGVGLAFVVFPQIINEFPALNGLFGFLFFGSLVLAGLSSLISIVETFVAGVQEKFNISRTKAVMFGGGLSALISIVFATKGGLYFLDSADYFINQFGVALAGLFEVIAIAWFAKELKNLQSHANSMSDIQLGAWWRICLSVITPVVLGYMMFDNLRTNLTTEYEGYPREFIFTWGWTVAIGAILVGVLFTMKKKANENSLSASSNKGVSQ; this is encoded by the coding sequence ATGGATAATCGTCCGCAGTGGGGGACAAGGGCAGGCTTTATCTTAGCAGCCGTTGGTTCTGCAGTTGGTTTAGGTAATATTTGGAGGTTTCCAGCAACAGCATATGAAAATGGTGGAGGAGCTTTCTTCATTCCATATTTGTTTGCATTATTAACTGCTGGTATCCCGTTATTAGTAATGGAGTTCACAATTGGGCACAAATATCGTGGGTCCGCACCAATGTCTTTAGGGAGATTGAGTAAAGGTTCAGAATGGATTGGCTGGTGGCAAGTTGCCATTTCATTTGTTATTTCTACTTATTATGCCGTTATCATCGCTTGGGCAATGTCTTATTCGGTATTTTCATTTAACTTAACATGGGGCGAAGATACAGGTGGATTCTTATTTGGAGAATACTTACAATTAGCTGAAACACCAGGTCAATTCGGTGGTATTGTCCCAGGAGTATTTATTCCATTAGTTCTTGTTTGGGCTGTTACATTAGGCGTTCTTTTTGCTGGTGTTAAAAAAGGGATTGAGGTTGCAAATAAAATCTTCATTCCAGCCTTAGTTATCTTATTCGGTATTATTGTTATTCGTGCATTAACTCTTGAAGGTGCTGCAGCAGGTCTAGATGCATTCTTTAAACCAGATTGGAGTAAAATTGGTGATGGTAAGGTTTGGGTAGCAGCTTATGGTCAAATTTTCTTTAGTTTATCAATTGCTTTTGCTATTATGATTACTTATTCAAGCTACCTTCCTAAGAAATCAGATATTACGAACAATGCATTCATCACTGGCTTTAGTAACTCAGCATTCGAATTATTAGCTGGTATTGGGGTATTTAGTGCATTAGGTTTTATGGCTGCACAACAAGGTGTTCCCGTAAGTGAAGTTGTAAAAGCTGGCGTAGGGCTTGCATTCGTTGTATTCCCTCAGATTATTAATGAGTTTCCGGCACTTAATGGTCTATTCGGTTTCTTATTCTTTGGTTCATTAGTGTTAGCTGGTTTATCATCCTTAATTTCAATTGTTGAGACATTTGTGGCTGGAGTACAGGAGAAATTTAACATTTCAAGAACAAAAGCTGTCATGTTCGGTGGAGGATTATCAGCTCTTATCTCAATTGTGTTTGCAACAAAAGGTGGACTTTATTTCCTAGATTCTGCTGATTATTTCATTAATCAGTTCGGTGTTGCGTTAGCAGGATTATTTGAAGTAATTGCGATTGCTTGGTTCGCTAAAGAGCTTAAAAATCTTCAATCTCATGCTAATTCTATGTCAGATATTCAATTAGGTGCATGGTGGAGAATTTGTTTAAGTGTCATTACACCAGTTGTATTAGGGTACATGATGTTTGATAACCTACGTACAAACCTAACGACAGAGTATGAAGGCTATCCACGTGAGTTTATCTTCACATGGGGCTGGACAGTAGCAATTGGAGCAATCTTAGTAGGTGTTTTATTTACGATGAAGAAGAAGGCGAATGAAAATTCATTATCAGCTTCTTCAAATAAGGGGGTATCACAGTAA
- a CDS encoding methionine/alanine import family NSS transporter small subunit: MSGGAITMMIIGMVIIWGGMAASITNAVIKAKQK; this comes from the coding sequence ATGAGTGGTGGAGCAATTACAATGATGATTATCGGTATGGTCATTATTTGGGGCGGTATGGCTGCAAGTATTACCAATGCTGTGATAAAAGCAAAACAAAAATAA
- a CDS encoding M23 family metallopeptidase has translation MMTTSAQSVTLGAEKPKDTQNEEQKKLMSLYKNVEAVTNIPWYILAAIDQYERNVRHSRNDIPKAEGLIEIYIKPEVWTGPLNPNKEDKNPTSIGLFGGIGEDGDGDDLADPNNDMDVLYSFAHYLESYGTDLENLKIGLWDYYQRDKSVGLILGHMKLYKKYGHLKLDKHAFPVPLNHNYSYKNTWGDARGWGGRRIHEGTDIFANYGVPVRATCFGVIEMKGWNKFGGWRIGIRDIDNTYHYFAHLNGFADGLAVGQVVEPGQLIGSVGSSGYGPPGTSGKFPPHLHYGLYKDNGRTEWSFDPYPHLRAWERADRNR, from the coding sequence ATGATGACTACATCAGCACAATCTGTTACTCTTGGTGCTGAAAAACCAAAGGACACCCAAAATGAAGAACAAAAAAAGCTAATGAGCTTATATAAAAATGTTGAAGCTGTTACAAATATTCCATGGTATATACTAGCTGCTATTGATCAATATGAACGAAATGTTCGTCATTCTAGAAACGATATACCAAAGGCTGAAGGATTAATTGAAATCTATATTAAACCAGAGGTCTGGACTGGTCCCTTAAATCCTAATAAAGAGGATAAGAACCCAACAAGTATCGGTTTGTTTGGTGGGATTGGTGAAGATGGGGATGGAGATGATCTTGCAGATCCTAACAATGATATGGATGTACTATATTCTTTTGCACACTATTTAGAATCATATGGTACAGATCTTGAAAACTTAAAGATTGGTTTATGGGATTATTACCAGCGTGACAAGTCTGTAGGATTGATTTTAGGACATATGAAGCTTTATAAAAAATACGGTCACTTAAAATTAGATAAGCATGCGTTTCCTGTTCCACTTAATCACAACTATAGCTATAAAAATACGTGGGGTGACGCAAGAGGTTGGGGTGGAAGAAGAATCCATGAAGGGACAGATATATTCGCTAACTACGGCGTACCTGTTCGCGCCACTTGTTTTGGAGTCATTGAAATGAAGGGCTGGAATAAATTTGGTGGATGGCGTATTGGGATACGGGATATCGATAACACATACCATTACTTTGCACACCTCAATGGCTTCGCAGATGGTTTAGCAGTGGGGCAGGTCGTTGAGCCTGGACAATTAATTGGCTCTGTTGGAAGTTCTGGATATGGTCCTCCTGGTACATCTGGTAAGTTCCCACCTCACTTGCATTATGGATTATATAAAGACAATGGACGAACTGAATGGTCGTTTGATCCATACCCTCATTTACGCGCGTGGGAAAGAGCTGACAGAAACAGATAA
- the lipA gene encoding lipoyl synthase, translated as MAKKEEYLRKPEWLKIKLNTNENYTDLKKLMREKNLHTVCEEAKCPNIHECWAVRRTATFMILGAVCTRACRFCAVKTGLPTELDLAEPERVADSVALMNLKHAVVTAVARDDLKDGGSQVFAETVRAIRRKSPFTTIEVLPSDMGGDYDNLKTLMDAKPDILNHNIETVRELTPRVRARAKYERSLELLRRAKEMQPEIPTKSSLMIGLGETKEQIIETMDDLRANDVDIMTIGQYLQPTKKHLKVQKYYSPDEFAELREIALSKGFSHCEAGPLVRSSYHADEQVNAAAKKKQAQA; from the coding sequence ATGGCAAAAAAAGAAGAATATTTGCGTAAGCCCGAGTGGTTAAAGATAAAATTAAATACGAACGAGAATTACACAGACTTAAAGAAATTAATGAGAGAGAAAAATCTTCATACTGTATGTGAAGAGGCTAAATGTCCAAATATTCATGAGTGTTGGGCGGTTCGTCGTACTGCTACTTTCATGATTCTTGGAGCTGTTTGTACGCGTGCTTGCCGCTTTTGTGCGGTTAAAACTGGGTTGCCAACAGAGCTTGATTTAGCTGAACCAGAACGTGTAGCAGATTCTGTAGCCTTAATGAATTTGAAGCATGCGGTTGTCACTGCTGTAGCTCGTGATGATCTAAAAGATGGCGGATCACAAGTATTTGCAGAAACTGTTCGTGCAATCCGTCGTAAGAGCCCATTTACAACAATTGAAGTGTTACCGTCCGATATGGGTGGAGATTATGATAACTTAAAAACCTTAATGGATGCTAAGCCAGATATTCTAAACCATAATATCGAAACTGTTCGTGAGCTTACACCGAGAGTTCGTGCGAGAGCAAAGTATGAGAGATCGTTAGAGTTACTTCGTCGTGCAAAAGAAATGCAACCAGAAATTCCGACAAAATCAAGTTTAATGATTGGTCTTGGAGAAACGAAAGAACAAATTATTGAAACAATGGATGACTTACGTGCAAATGATGTAGATATTATGACAATTGGTCAATATTTACAGCCTACAAAAAAACATCTAAAGGTTCAAAAATACTACTCTCCAGATGAGTTTGCTGAATTACGTGAAATTGCCTTAAGCAAAGGCTTTAGCCATTGTGAAGCAGGTCCATTAGTGCGTTCTTCTTACCATGCAGATGAGCAGGTAAACGCAGCTGCGAAGAAAAAGCAAGCTCAAGCATAA
- a CDS encoding YhcN/YlaJ family sporulation lipoprotein translates to MKTKLTACVVGLSLLTACQYGADEDSSLFHQSGNTLNVSDRPELYNEEGMPNANDSSANFGYVRHQKSGIPNDVTYTETPGLDREATANAISSLAVQLPNIQDVATLVTDEEVLVAYRTDSDNRFETADQVKKTALSAIPRYYHVYVSDNPNMIQQIEAYSPLDSTSRDIDEILTKTINKMLESPQGRALNKGENANGEGYGEINEDVDDDMKDQYEKSRYKKEQME, encoded by the coding sequence ATAAAAACCAAATTAACAGCATGTGTGGTTGGATTATCCTTGTTAACAGCTTGTCAATATGGTGCTGACGAAGATTCATCTCTTTTCCATCAAAGTGGAAACACGTTAAATGTGAGCGATCGCCCAGAGCTTTACAATGAAGAAGGTATGCCAAATGCAAATGATTCAAGTGCCAATTTTGGATATGTTCGCCATCAAAAAAGTGGAATTCCTAATGACGTAACATATACAGAAACACCCGGGTTGGATCGTGAAGCAACAGCTAATGCGATTAGCAGTCTTGCTGTCCAATTACCAAATATACAAGATGTCGCTACGCTAGTAACTGATGAAGAAGTACTTGTTGCTTATCGAACGGATTCCGACAATCGCTTTGAAACAGCCGACCAAGTGAAGAAAACCGCACTTTCAGCTATTCCAAGATACTATCACGTGTACGTGTCAGATAATCCGAATATGATTCAGCAAATTGAAGCATATAGCCCTCTTGATTCAACAAGTCGAGATATTGATGAAATTCTTACGAAAACCATCAATAAAATGCTCGAATCTCCACAAGGGCGTGCATTAAATAAAGGTGAAAATGCAAATGGAGAAGGGTATGGAGAAATAAACGAAGATGTAGATGATGACATGAAGGACCAATATGAAAAGTCTCGTTATAAAAAAGAACAGATGGAATAA
- a CDS encoding YutD family protein, producing the protein MILVQNQSFELVKEEKDGFNEDAFKSRYSDILNKYDYIVGDWGYNQLRLKGFFDDRNQKATYDTKISTLDEYIYEYCNFGCAYFVLKKIRK; encoded by the coding sequence ATGATTTTAGTTCAGAATCAGAGCTTTGAATTAGTAAAGGAAGAAAAAGATGGGTTTAATGAAGATGCTTTTAAAAGCCGCTATAGTGACATATTAAATAAATATGACTATATTGTAGGGGATTGGGGCTATAATCAATTACGTTTAAAGGGTTTTTTTGACGATCGAAATCAAAAGGCAACCTATGATACAAAAATCAGTACATTAGATGAGTATATTTATGAGTATTGTAATTTCGGATGTGCCTATTTTGTTCTGAAAAAAATAAGAAAGTAA
- a CDS encoding cytosolic protein, producing MNDKEKETYTDFSNVETMRNFLVPEQLPEGPYGSPRGKDEPVQNKSTPWKEGQRYYSAFNYENKSLHQGLERHDTPAHPTHDDPNKNEEPPYTSK from the coding sequence ATGAATGATAAGGAAAAAGAAACATACACTGACTTCTCAAACGTAGAAACAATGCGTAATTTTCTCGTTCCTGAACAGCTTCCTGAAGGTCCATATGGTTCTCCTAGAGGAAAAGATGAACCTGTACAAAACAAAAGTACCCCATGGAAAGAGGGGCAACGTTATTATAGTGCATTCAATTATGAAAACAAGTCCCTCCATCAAGGCCTGGAACGACACGATACACCAGCACACCCAACACACGATGATCCTAATAAAAATGAAGAACCACCTTATACGTCGAAATAA
- a CDS encoding DUF3055 domain-containing protein has product MSERFFLYDDTVNAKTRFVSFMGENQRFDLAIIQTDRYYGKQLVLDIQGNRFAIIGSDDLKEPGYLEHAFKLNEEDAEELRDFLYQLV; this is encoded by the coding sequence ATGTCTGAAAGATTCTTTTTATACGATGATACGGTGAATGCAAAAACAAGATTTGTTAGCTTTATGGGAGAAAATCAACGTTTTGATTTAGCTATTATTCAAACCGATCGCTACTATGGGAAACAGTTAGTATTAGACATACAAGGGAATCGTTTCGCTATCATTGGCTCAGATGACTTAAAAGAACCAGGATACTTGGAACATGCCTTTAAACTAAACGAAGAGGATGCAGAGGAATTACGTGACTTTTTATACCAATTAGTATAA
- a CDS encoding EAL domain-containing protein — protein sequence MNRGFMEKHYRRIKKWSKLFYPQHKLKYYPPKFVLRDPVLERVYFALSGGQQVAAIVISISNLRELSQQLESRQLSDYKSELKAAFKEIFDESNYKDDLLVVHDYYSEGLTVFIKINDDKQSVVHIESLLRTLTPKLERWMYTKYPYFQHSFEIGYMFVERDVGTIQDALYAAQQQAVAMAEKRIQSRYIETLLEMRDIIQKREIKLLAQPIIDLTTKQIRAWEFLTRGPENTSLENPLQLFSLARQSNLIYDLELLVLEKAFQLIERVGCKDDVFLNFTPITLGNKRFIPALSNLLERYEEILPNKMIFEVTERDSIEGLTFFQDNIKQLRKMGFRIAVDDTGAGYSSLHTISELLPDIIKIDRSVIQDIDTNRVKESMLKGLILIAKETGSLVVAEGIEKKEEADVLMRNQVDLAQGYFYAKPGTLEKGRVALL from the coding sequence ATGAATCGTGGATTTATGGAAAAACATTATCGAAGAATAAAAAAGTGGAGCAAGCTTTTTTATCCGCAGCATAAATTAAAATACTATCCTCCAAAATTTGTACTTAGAGACCCTGTTTTAGAGAGGGTTTATTTCGCTTTATCAGGTGGACAGCAGGTGGCTGCTATTGTCATTTCCATTTCGAACTTAAGGGAGCTTTCACAACAGTTAGAGTCAAGACAATTAAGTGACTATAAAAGTGAACTGAAAGCTGCGTTTAAAGAAATTTTTGACGAGTCGAACTATAAGGATGATTTATTGGTTGTTCATGATTATTATAGTGAAGGTTTAACTGTCTTCATAAAAATAAATGATGATAAGCAGAGTGTTGTACATATTGAGAGCCTATTAAGGACCCTTACACCTAAATTAGAGAGATGGATGTATACGAAATATCCATATTTTCAGCATTCTTTTGAAATTGGTTATATGTTTGTCGAAAGGGATGTTGGTACGATTCAAGATGCGCTATATGCTGCGCAGCAACAAGCGGTTGCAATGGCGGAAAAACGAATACAATCTCGCTATATTGAGACCTTATTAGAAATGAGAGATATTATTCAAAAGCGTGAGATCAAATTACTTGCACAGCCTATTATTGATCTAACTACTAAGCAAATTAGGGCTTGGGAGTTTTTAACGAGAGGACCTGAGAATACGTCCTTAGAAAATCCATTACAATTATTCTCCTTAGCGAGACAATCTAATCTTATATATGATTTGGAACTACTTGTACTTGAGAAGGCATTTCAGTTGATTGAACGTGTAGGCTGTAAAGACGATGTGTTCTTAAATTTTACGCCTATTACGTTAGGGAATAAACGGTTTATTCCGGCTCTTTCAAATCTATTAGAGCGATATGAAGAGATATTACCCAATAAAATGATCTTTGAGGTAACGGAACGAGATTCAATTGAGGGATTGACGTTTTTCCAAGATAACATAAAACAGCTACGTAAAATGGGCTTTCGCATAGCGGTTGATGACACGGGAGCTGGCTATTCTAGTTTACATACAATAAGTGAACTGCTTCCAGATATCATCAAAATCGATCGTTCAGTTATTCAAGATATCGACACAAATCGTGTGAAAGAATCTATGTTAAAGGGTTTAATTTTAATTGCAAAAGAAACGGGATCACTTGTCGTAGCAGAAGGTATTGAAAAGAAAGAAGAAGCAGATGTATTAATGAGAAATCAGGTTGATCTAGCACAAGGATATTTTTACGCAAAACCAGGCACATTAGAAAAAGGACGAGTAGCTTTACTATAG
- a CDS encoding DUF86 domain-containing protein, translating into MYFVNREHIETKLSYLESQMTVFEQQEKWTDMLEKIALERICHMAIETVIDVGNSMIDGFIMRDPGSYEDIIDILLDEKVVGEQSANQLKSIVSLRKVLVQDYVGIDHDKLLYTFKRNIVALKAFPASIRTYLENELGPVSAFIPLKD; encoded by the coding sequence ATGTACTTTGTTAATCGTGAGCATATAGAAACAAAATTATCCTATTTAGAAAGTCAAATGACGGTTTTTGAGCAGCAAGAAAAATGGACAGACATGCTAGAGAAGATAGCACTAGAACGAATTTGTCATATGGCAATCGAAACGGTGATTGATGTTGGGAATTCGATGATAGATGGATTTATCATGAGAGATCCGGGTAGCTATGAAGACATTATTGATATCCTGTTAGATGAAAAGGTTGTGGGTGAGCAGAGCGCAAACCAATTAAAATCAATAGTTTCTCTTAGAAAAGTATTAGTACAAGATTATGTTGGAATTGACCATGATAAGCTTTTATATACATTCAAAAGAAATATCGTTGCGTTGAAAGCTTTCCCAGCTTCTATTCGAACGTATTTAGAAAACGAATTAGGTCCGGTTTCAGCATTTATCCCTTTAAAAGACTAA
- a CDS encoding TIGR01457 family HAD-type hydrolase — MKAYKGYLIDLDGTMYRGTEEIKEASEFVSSLAERNLPYLFVTNNSSQTPEQVAEKLRSFQIPATSDHIFTTSMATANYISMQQVNASVFAIGEEGLRDALQKKGLRLTEDNPDFVVIGIDRDITYEKLAQACLAVRSGATFLSTNGDIAIPTERGLLPGNGALTSVISVSTNTKPMFIGKPEKIIVEQAINQLGLAKEDVMMVGDNYDTDIMAGINCGIDTLLVHTGVTQKEHLDVLVQRPTYTVDDLAEYVKALKE, encoded by the coding sequence ATGAAAGCCTATAAGGGGTATTTAATTGATTTAGATGGCACGATGTATAGGGGAACAGAAGAAATTAAAGAGGCAAGTGAGTTTGTATCTTCTCTTGCTGAAAGAAATCTTCCCTATTTATTTGTAACGAATAATTCCTCGCAAACTCCGGAACAGGTTGCTGAAAAATTACGGAGCTTTCAGATCCCTGCTACTAGTGACCATATCTTTACAACAAGTATGGCAACAGCAAATTATATTTCGATGCAACAGGTGAATGCGAGTGTATTTGCAATAGGTGAAGAGGGGTTAAGGGATGCATTACAAAAAAAGGGATTGCGTTTAACAGAGGATAATCCTGATTTTGTAGTTATCGGAATTGATCGCGACATTACCTATGAAAAACTTGCGCAAGCTTGTCTTGCTGTTAGAAGTGGGGCAACCTTTCTTTCAACAAATGGAGATATTGCTATTCCTACGGAAAGAGGATTATTACCTGGTAATGGAGCATTAACGTCTGTTATTTCAGTCTCTACCAATACAAAGCCAATGTTTATCGGCAAGCCTGAAAAAATTATTGTCGAGCAAGCGATTAACCAGCTTGGTCTTGCAAAAGAAGATGTAATGATGGTTGGAGACAATTATGATACAGATATCATGGCAGGAATAAACTGTGGGATTGATACTTTACTTGTTCATACGGGAGTGACACAAAAAGAGCATTTAGATGTGCTCGTACAAAGACCTACATATACAGTGGATGATCTAGCAGAATATGTGAAGGCACTCAAGGAGTAA
- a CDS encoding phosphatidylglycerophosphatase A translates to MKNNENMDIVEKTAREWMVQRGVTLDDIAELVYFLQEKYHPDLKIEDCLENVDRVLTKREVQNAILTGIQFDILAEKGQLEEPLQSIISTDESLYGVDEILAFSIVNIYGSIGFTNYGYIDKLKPGILQYLNDKSGGKCHTFLDDIVGAIAAAASSRLAHRARDVE, encoded by the coding sequence ATGAAAAATAATGAAAATATGGACATTGTTGAAAAAACAGCGAGAGAATGGATGGTACAACGTGGTGTAACTCTAGATGATATTGCAGAACTTGTTTATTTCCTACAAGAGAAATATCATCCAGATTTAAAAATTGAAGACTGCTTAGAAAATGTTGATAGGGTTCTAACAAAAAGAGAAGTTCAAAATGCCATTCTTACGGGAATACAATTTGATATCCTTGCTGAAAAAGGACAGCTAGAAGAACCACTTCAGTCCATTATTAGTACAGATGAGAGCTTATACGGAGTCGATGAAATTCTCGCATTTTCAATTGTTAATATATACGGGTCTATTGGATTCACGAATTATGGCTATATCGATAAGCTAAAACCAGGAATCCTTCAATACTTAAATGACAAGTCTGGTGGTAAATGTCATACCTTCCTAGATGATATCGTAGGTGCAATAGCTGCTGCTGCGTCAAGTAGACTTGCACATAGAGCCCGAGACGTTGAATAA